From the genome of Gracilibacillus salitolerans, one region includes:
- a CDS encoding LacI family DNA-binding transcriptional regulator: MVTIYDIAKLANVSPMTVSRVINNTGNTSEAIREKVNKAIDELEYIPNSSARSLTLKESKLLTLLISDIANPFFTKLARGAEDKARELGYQLMLCNTDENIEKEKEYINVIISTGADGVLFSPANNSSSKHIKLFNKHKIPFVLVDRDIPKTKVDKVLGDNYAGTKLLLNHLFECGHKRIALINGPNNVFTAIARKEAYKEVHQLLGLTVNEELMYELHYNRNNDAEHIVMKLLNLPKNKRPTALFASNNSIAIDMVKALHALNINVPDEISVVCFDDLDPNSAINPFLTVVMQPAYDFGYIGTQLLIDRIKNNSSSNKHREVILKPEFLLRDSTKSIVDR, from the coding sequence ATGGTAACGATATATGACATTGCAAAATTAGCAAATGTATCACCAATGACGGTTTCAAGAGTAATAAATAATACAGGTAATACTAGTGAAGCAATCCGCGAGAAGGTAAATAAAGCTATAGATGAACTCGAATACATTCCAAACTCATCCGCTAGATCACTTACTTTAAAAGAATCAAAACTATTAACTTTACTCATTTCAGATATTGCTAACCCTTTTTTCACTAAACTAGCCAGAGGAGCTGAAGATAAAGCAAGAGAACTGGGCTATCAATTAATGCTTTGTAACACTGACGAAAATATCGAAAAAGAAAAAGAGTATATAAACGTCATTATTTCTACAGGGGCAGATGGTGTTTTATTTTCACCTGCTAATAACTCTTCATCCAAACACATTAAATTGTTCAATAAACACAAAATTCCCTTCGTACTTGTAGATCGCGATATACCAAAAACGAAAGTTGATAAAGTTCTGGGTGATAATTATGCAGGAACTAAATTGCTTTTAAATCACCTATTTGAATGTGGACATAAAAGAATAGCTTTAATAAACGGTCCAAACAATGTATTTACTGCCATAGCTCGGAAAGAAGCTTATAAAGAGGTTCACCAATTATTAGGGCTTACAGTGAATGAGGAACTAATGTATGAGCTACATTATAATCGTAATAACGATGCGGAACATATAGTCATGAAATTATTAAATTTACCAAAAAACAAACGCCCAACAGCTTTATTTGCTAGTAATAATTCCATCGCTATAGATATGGTTAAAGCACTGCATGCTCTAAATATAAACGTTCCTGACGAGATATCTGTCGTTTGTTTTGATGATCTGGACCCAAATTCGGCAATTAATCCATTTCTAACAGTAGTAATGCAACCTGCATATGATTTTGGTTATATTGGGACACAATTGCTGATAGATCG